From a region of the Hemitrygon akajei chromosome 16, sHemAka1.3, whole genome shotgun sequence genome:
- the LOC140739843 gene encoding uncharacterized protein, translating to MKTFTVAVFLLQIKLSLGTECRGSSILPNLTATSCSCPYLDWSRVRISQSSLTLENCGISRIVNITISERLQELNLRKNKLQEIPQGFLKNFPNLRHLILIDNPLENIPLSFIRKMNISFSCSCHVLEGMFHSCNESETCTSSLLNLTCTGPGMVKLFTLDNYYKNECSDLLLVYILVPILLIVVIAIVVLVLVKYRSRISTHFRSPPSKRKSVCSADYGQQRYTSTANWKDTAGGSHGAASGAPQDYENVFMGDSDRARSHQNPDNTYYLESDAACEIYQNEQPVYCNYTGPADKVEDDIYIVPDH from the exons ATGAAGACTTTCACTGTGGCCGTGTTCCTGCTTCAGATCAAGTTGAGTCTGGGGACAGAATGTAGGGGCAGCTCAATATTGCCCAATTTAACAGCGACCAGTTGTTCATGCCCCTACCTGGACTGGTCTAGGGTACGGATTTCTCAGTCATCCTTGACACTAGAAAACTGTGGAATATCACGTATTGTTAACATTACCATCAGTGAACGTTTGCAGGAACTGAACCTTAGGAAAAACAAACTGCAGGAAATTCCACAAGGGTTTCTTAAAAACTTTCCAAATTTAAGGCATCTGATTCTAATTGACAACCCTTTAGAAAACATCCCGCTCAGTTTTATCAGGAAAATGAACATCAGCTTTAGTTGTTCTTGCCATGTCTTGGAAGGTATGTTTCACAGTTGTAATGAGTCCGAGACCTGCACATCGAGTCTTCTAAATTTGACGTGCACTGGACCAGGCATGGTTAAATTGTTCACTTTGGACAATTACTACAAAAATGAGTGCTCAGATTTACTTCTTGTCTACATCCTTGTTCCAATCTTGCTTATTGTTGTCATTGCAATCGTTGTTCTGGTGCTGGTGAAATATCGCTCACGAATCAGCACTCACTTCCGGTCACCTCCAAGCAAGCGGAAGTCAGTGTGCTCGGCGGACTACGGGCAGCAGAGGTACACAAGCACAGCCAACTGGAAAGACACGGCAGGAGGCTCACATGGAGCTGCCTCTGGAGCACCCCAGGACTATGAGAATGTCTTCATGGGGGACTCGGACAGGGCAAG GAGCCATCAGAATCCTGACAACACGTACTATCTGGAGAGTGATGCCGCCTGTGAAATTTACCAAAACGAGCAGCCTGTCTATTGTAATTACACCGGGCCGGCTGATAAAGTGGAGGATGACATCTACATAGTACCTGACCATTAG